A window of Streptomyces caniferus contains these coding sequences:
- a CDS encoding class I SAM-dependent DNA methyltransferase, which translates to MSATHYDGYEGLYRLALDRAGQAEAFDAIGDRYDDAFPHKEGQLASGTWLAETLPAGSRVLDLGCGTGLPTARQLVDAGHRVVGIDLSPSMVALAREHVPDADFHRLDIADLRGGRLGGPGSFDGIAAYFSLLMLPRAEIPYALGMLHDLLRPEGLLALSMVEADVDDFTIPFLGNSIRVSGYLRDDLRRVVHDAGFDVVGEDAYAYAPSSTDVPPEIQLFLHLRRA; encoded by the coding sequence GTGAGTGCGACTCACTACGACGGATACGAAGGGCTGTACCGGTTAGCACTGGACCGGGCCGGCCAGGCCGAGGCGTTCGACGCGATCGGCGACCGGTACGACGACGCCTTTCCCCACAAGGAGGGCCAGCTCGCCTCGGGCACCTGGCTGGCCGAGACCCTGCCCGCCGGTTCGCGCGTCCTGGATCTCGGATGCGGGACGGGCCTGCCGACCGCACGTCAACTCGTCGACGCCGGACACCGCGTCGTGGGAATCGACCTCTCCCCCTCGATGGTCGCACTGGCCCGGGAGCACGTCCCGGACGCCGACTTCCACCGGCTGGACATCGCCGATCTGCGCGGCGGCCGACTCGGCGGCCCCGGCTCCTTCGACGGTATCGCCGCCTATTTCTCTCTTCTGATGCTGCCCCGTGCGGAAATCCCTTACGCACTGGGCATGCTCCATGATCTGCTACGACCTGAAGGGCTGCTGGCCCTGTCCATGGTCGAGGCGGATGTGGACGACTTCACCATTCCGTTCCTGGGCAACTCGATCCGGGTATCGGGTTACCTGCGGGACGACCTGCGCCGGGTCGTGCACGACGCGGGTTTCGACGTCGTCGGGGAGGATGCCTACGCATACGCCCCGTCGAGTACGGACGTACCACCCGAGATCCAGCTCTTTCTGCACCTGCGACGCGCCTGA
- the fomD gene encoding cytidylyl-2-hydroxypropylphosphonate hydrolase, which produces MTADMVDTTEGETPGGRGTAGAGRAAGGGATGASHWAPGDHILWRYRDNADAGRFHICRPMTVVQDTDELLAVWMAPGTPCIKPVLADGTPVHREPLSTRYTKPRRTAHDQWFGTGVLKLARPGDPWSVWLFWERGWQFKNWYVNLEEPRRRWPGGIDSEDHFLDICVYPDRHWEWRDEDEFAQAQRDGLMTDAQASEVRSAGRAAIAQITAWREPYADGWEDWRPDPAWGVPRLPDDWDRAPDRLRS; this is translated from the coding sequence TGGACACGACGGAAGGCGAGACACCCGGCGGACGCGGGACGGCCGGGGCGGGGCGGGCGGCGGGTGGTGGTGCGACGGGCGCGTCACACTGGGCGCCGGGGGACCACATCCTCTGGCGCTACCGCGACAACGCCGACGCCGGACGGTTCCACATCTGTCGTCCGATGACCGTTGTCCAGGACACCGACGAGCTGCTCGCGGTGTGGATGGCGCCGGGCACGCCCTGCATCAAGCCGGTGCTCGCCGACGGCACCCCGGTGCACCGCGAGCCGCTGTCCACCCGCTACACCAAGCCGCGCCGGACCGCCCACGACCAGTGGTTCGGCACCGGTGTGCTGAAGCTGGCCCGGCCCGGCGACCCCTGGTCGGTATGGCTGTTCTGGGAGCGCGGCTGGCAGTTCAAGAACTGGTACGTCAATCTGGAGGAGCCGCGCCGCCGTTGGCCGGGCGGCATCGACTCCGAGGACCACTTCCTCGACATCTGTGTCTATCCGGACCGGCACTGGGAGTGGCGGGACGAGGACGAGTTCGCGCAGGCGCAGCGGGACGGGCTGATGACGGACGCTCAGGCCTCCGAGGTCAGATCGGCGGGCCGGGCCGCGATCGCACAGATCACGGCCTGGCGCGAGCCGTACGCCGACGGCTGGGAGGACTGGCGGCCCGATCCGGCCTGGGGTGTTCCCCGGCTCCCGGACGACTGGGACCGCGCACCGGATCGTTTGCGGTCGTGA